In a single window of the Rhinolophus ferrumequinum isolate MPI-CBG mRhiFer1 chromosome 21, mRhiFer1_v1.p, whole genome shotgun sequence genome:
- the NXPH3 gene encoding neurexophilin-3 isoform X1, which yields MQLTRCCFVFLVQGSLYLVICGQDDGPPGSEDPEHDDHESQPRPRMPRKRSHISPKARPVANSTLLGLLAPPGEAWGVLGQPPNRPNHSPPPSAKVKKIFGWGDFYSNIKTVALNLLVTGKIVDHGNGTFSVHFRHNATGQGNISISLVPPSKAVEFHQEQQIFIEAKASKIFNCRMEWEKVERGRRTSLCTHDPAKTCSRDHAQSSATWSCSQPFKVVCVYIAFYSTDYRLVQKVCPDYNYHSGTPYYPSG from the exons ATGCAACTGACTCGCTGCTGTTTCGTGTTCCTAGTGCAGGGAAGCCTCTATCTG GTCATCTGTGGTCAGGATGATGGTCCTCCTGGCTCAGAGGACCCTGAGCATGACGACCACGAGAGCCAGCCCCGACCCCGGATGCCTCGGAAGCGGAGCCACATCTCACCCAAGGCCCGCCCCGTGGCCAATTCTACTCTCCTAGGGTTGCTGGCTCCACCTGGAGAGGCATGGGGAGTCCTTGGGCAGCCCCCCAATCGCCCAAACCACAGCCCTCCACCTTCAGCCAAGGTGAAGAAAATCTTTGGCTGGGGCGACTTCTACTCCAACATCAAGACGGTTGCCCTGAACCTGCTTGTCACAGGGAAGATCGTGGACCACGGCAACGGGACCTTCAGCGTCCACTTCCGTCACAATGCCACGGGCCAGGGCAACATCTCCATCAGCCTCGTGCCCCCCAGTAAAGCCGTAGAGTTCCACCAGGAGCAGCAGATCTTTATTGAAGCCAAGGCCTCCAAAATCTTCAACTGCCGAATGGAGTGGGAGAAGGTGGAACGGGGCCGCCGGACCTCGCTGTGCACCCACGACCCAGCCAAGACCTGCTCCCGAGACCACGCTCAGAGCTCAGCCACCTGGAGCTGCTCCCAGCCCTTCAAAGTTGTCTGTGTCTACATTGCCTTCTACAGCACGGACTATAGGCTGGTCCAGAAGGTGTGCCCAGATTACAACTACCACAGCGGTACTCCCTACTACCCCTCCGGCTGA
- the NXPH3 gene encoding neurexophilin-3 isoform X2, whose amino-acid sequence MQLTRCCFVFLVQGSLYLVICGQDDGPPGSEDPEHDDHESQPRPRMPRKRSHISPKARPVANSTLLGLLAPPGEAWGVLGQPPNRPNHSPPPSAKVKKIFGWGDFYSNISISLVPPSKAVEFHQEQQIFIEAKASKIFNCRMEWEKVERGRRTSLCTHDPAKTCSRDHAQSSATWSCSQPFKVVCVYIAFYSTDYRLVQKVCPDYNYHSGTPYYPSG is encoded by the exons ATGCAACTGACTCGCTGCTGTTTCGTGTTCCTAGTGCAGGGAAGCCTCTATCTG GTCATCTGTGGTCAGGATGATGGTCCTCCTGGCTCAGAGGACCCTGAGCATGACGACCACGAGAGCCAGCCCCGACCCCGGATGCCTCGGAAGCGGAGCCACATCTCACCCAAGGCCCGCCCCGTGGCCAATTCTACTCTCCTAGGGTTGCTGGCTCCACCTGGAGAGGCATGGGGAGTCCTTGGGCAGCCCCCCAATCGCCCAAACCACAGCCCTCCACCTTCAGCCAAGGTGAAGAAAATCTTTGGCTGGGGCGACTTCTACTCCAAC ATCTCCATCAGCCTCGTGCCCCCCAGTAAAGCCGTAGAGTTCCACCAGGAGCAGCAGATCTTTATTGAAGCCAAGGCCTCCAAAATCTTCAACTGCCGAATGGAGTGGGAGAAGGTGGAACGGGGCCGCCGGACCTCGCTGTGCACCCACGACCCAGCCAAGACCTGCTCCCGAGACCACGCTCAGAGCTCAGCCACCTGGAGCTGCTCCCAGCCCTTCAAAGTTGTCTGTGTCTACATTGCCTTCTACAGCACGGACTATAGGCTGGTCCAGAAGGTGTGCCCAGATTACAACTACCACAGCGGTACTCCCTACTACCCCTCCGGCTGA